The Helianthus annuus cultivar XRQ/B chromosome 16, HanXRQr2.0-SUNRISE, whole genome shotgun sequence genome includes a window with the following:
- the LOC110918167 gene encoding uncharacterized protein LOC110918167: MAKTKEKPGSSSSSSRGKGKEKEQPSKKRQYLGRVSESESEEEEEMQLDPRDKPVWNSGSLDDQPEIWQPTLYNDCMNKLKNKAAAFICEREVDEPQLGQFGVYDKFRALGWEGALKCWDKDKSNLFMTEIQEWMATLKCENFYRPSQMKLIGTVHGVPVEMSFDTLKKLGKYDSLPAREYMIPTLDDLLLKPEKHVTWNSMLADLFLPGKYGGVLYRKNLKIEAKLIHTICLLNVIPRRGDKDQVRFPEIPVLYSLMHGSPRFPIRYLIMHHLWICRNKYGRDIVPYCRIITGLMKQQKALTSEDRGLTKRHMPFTLDRLGNVWTYTSSERYHKLKSEGQRWRALKLGARELMPGEPDEPESDVELVPSGDDDYADEPTGGANVGFGVFHGGHGGTFYDYAQQPYEPGWAYSGSMQEVIESQRPPAAIFDTWSGSERSLFDQGTRNSASIERALKHSFDRNELWHRTHAYSQEVEMNNRYHDDQMRRMHADWHAGRPVVEDPQHVDYASLPPYDGSVSYPTPQLHHSQWLDPRRQEGPQQQEGSSSGSFGFGEWSDMMSSIFWPPGPRYY; the protein is encoded by the coding sequence ATGGCAAAGACAAAGGAAAAGCCGGGTTCAAGTTCATCCTCGTCAAGAGGCAAAGGCAAGGAGAAGGAGCAGCCATCGAAGAAGAGGCAATATCTTGGTAGGGTTAGTGAAAGCGAAAGCGAGGAAGAAGAAGAGATGCAGTTAGACCCAAGAGATAAACCGGTGTGGAATTCGGGGTCATTGGATGACCAACCCGAAATCTGGCAGCCAACTCTTTATAACGACTGCATGAACAAGCTAAAAAACAAAGCAGCCGCGTTCATCTGTGAAAGAGAGGTTGATGAGCCTCAGTTGGGTCAGTTCGGGGTGTATGACAAGTTCCGTGCTTTGGGTTGGGAAGGAGCACTAAAGTGTTGGGATAAGGATAAGAGCAACTTGTTTATGACCGAAATTCAGGAGTGGATGGCAACACTTAAGTGTGAAAACTTCTATAGGCCATCACAAATGAAGTTGATTGGGACGGTACATGGGGTACCAGTTGAAATGTCATTTGATACTTTGAAGAAGTTGGGAAAATATGATAGTCTTCCAGCTAGGGAATACATGATTCCCACGCTTGATGATTTGTTGCTCAAACCCGAGAAGCACGTGACATGGAACAGTATGTTGGCTGATTTGTTTTTGCCCGGTAAGTATGGTGGCGTGTTATACCGAAAAAATCTGAAGATAGAAGCCAAGCTCATACATACGATCTGTTTACTTAATGTCATCCCAAGGAGAGGGGATAAAGATCAGGTGAGGTTTCCAGAAATACCTGTTTTGTATTCATTGATGCATGGATCTCCACGCTTTCCAATCCGCTACCTGATTATGCATCATTTGTGGATATGTCGGAACAAATACGGGAGAGACATTGTCCCGTACTGTCGCATCATAACGGGTTTAATGAAGCAACAAAAGGCACTCACATCGGAAGACCGGGGTTTAACGAAAAGGCACATGCCTTTTACTTTGGATAGGTTGGGAAACGTTTGGACATACACCTCGTCTGAACGTTATCACAAGCTGAAATCGGAGGGTCAACGGTGGAGGGCGTTGAAATTAGGTGCAAGGGAATTGATGCCGGGagaaccggatgaacctgagAGTGATGTAGAGTTAGTTCCGAGTGGGGATGATGATTACGCAGACGAGCCAACGGGTGGTGCAAATGTTGGTTTTGGGGTTTTTCATGGTGGTCATGGTGGCACATTTTACGACTATGCGCAGCAACCATATGAGCCGGGGTGGGCTTATAGTGGTTCAATGCAGGAGGTGATCGAGAGCCAACGCCCGCCGGCGGCCATCTTTGATACTTGGTCGGGTTCGGAGAGGTCGTTATTTGATCAAGGCACGCGAAATAGCGCTAGTATTGAGCGGGCGCTTAAACATAGCTTCGACCGCAATGAATTATGGCACCGAACCCACGCATATTCGCAGGAGGTGGAAATGAATAACCGATATCACGATGATCAGATGAGGCGGATGCATGCGGACTGGCATGCTGGGAGGCCGGTGGttgaggatccacaacatgtggattatgcctcATTGCCACCGTATGATGGCAGCGTTTCGTATCCGACTCCACAACTCCACCATTCTCAGTGGCTTGATCCAAGAAGGCAAGAGGGACCACAACAACAAGAGGGAAGCAGTAGCGGATCGTTCGGGTTTGGAGAATGGAGCGATATGATGTCGTCCATTTTTTGGCCCCCAGGACCGCGTTATTATTGA